One genomic region from Granulicatella adiacens ATCC 49175 encodes:
- the scpB gene encoding SMC-Scp complex subunit ScpB has product MTNYISVLEGLLFVAGDDGITLEEASYILELERSAVRQLLDELKKRLEDENSGLELLLTASHYKLVTKASLKSYIEKYAVSPYSSQLSQASLETLAIIAYKQPVTRVDIESIRGVQSSGSIQKLLLRDLIEEAGRLETPGRPKLYKTTAYFMDYFGLESLDALPDASDLFDLDSEEANQLFRDNHDLFEELEIRSKEHHEVEEEKE; this is encoded by the coding sequence GTGACTAATTACATTTCAGTATTAGAAGGCTTACTATTTGTTGCTGGAGATGATGGGATTACATTAGAAGAAGCAAGCTATATTTTAGAACTCGAAAGAAGTGCGGTTCGTCAGTTGCTAGATGAATTAAAGAAACGCTTAGAGGACGAAAATAGTGGCCTAGAACTTCTTCTTACAGCTTCTCATTATAAACTTGTGACAAAGGCTAGTTTAAAATCCTATATCGAAAAATATGCGGTTTCTCCTTATTCTTCTCAATTGTCTCAAGCTTCTCTAGAAACGTTGGCGATTATCGCGTATAAGCAACCTGTCACACGTGTGGATATTGAATCGATTCGTGGCGTTCAAAGTAGTGGTTCGATTCAAAAACTACTTTTAAGAGATTTAATCGAAGAGGCTGGAAGATTAGAGACACCCGGACGTCCAAAATTGTATAAAACAACAGCGTATTTCATGGATTACTTTGGATTAGAATCGCTTGATGCACTGCCAGATGCTTCAGATTTATTCGATTTAGATTCTGAAGAAGCAAACCAATTATTTAGAGATAATCATGATTTATTTGAAGAGTTGGAAATACGCTCTAAAGAACATCATGAAGTAGAAGAAGAGAAAGAGTAG
- a CDS encoding segregation and condensation protein A: MEDLTIKVAEYEGPMDVLLHLIREMKIDIYDIPMNELTKQYLNFIHSMKTLELEVAAEYLVMASTLLEIKARMLLPKPKLEELDEDGEPIVEDPRDQLVQQLLEYQQIKENAKKLEELSFLRGLHFGKEASDLSSMQEIIPLKEGEVTTQDLWNALKKLARKNIAKMPLKANIQHETHTVEELMDSIISKIEHTDKKQVPFEECFPAFNRHAITTTFLAMLQLVREHRVRFIQSSPYEDILIEKRQEKEKESD; the protein is encoded by the coding sequence ATGGAAGATTTAACAATTAAAGTAGCTGAATACGAAGGACCGATGGACGTCCTCTTGCATCTGATTCGTGAGATGAAAATCGATATTTACGATATTCCGATGAATGAATTAACGAAGCAATATTTGAACTTCATTCATTCCATGAAGACATTGGAATTGGAAGTGGCAGCTGAATATTTAGTAATGGCATCAACCTTATTAGAAATTAAAGCAAGAATGCTTCTTCCAAAACCAAAGTTGGAGGAGTTGGATGAAGACGGGGAGCCAATCGTGGAAGACCCTCGTGATCAGTTAGTCCAACAACTATTGGAATATCAACAAATTAAAGAAAATGCCAAAAAGCTTGAGGAGCTCTCTTTCCTAAGGGGATTACACTTCGGGAAAGAAGCAAGTGACTTGTCTTCGATGCAAGAAATTATTCCTTTAAAAGAAGGAGAAGTGACGACTCAAGATTTATGGAACGCGTTAAAGAAATTAGCGCGTAAAAATATTGCTAAGATGCCGCTAAAGGCCAATATTCAACATGAAACGCATACAGTTGAGGAATTGATGGATTCGATTATTTCAAAAATAGAGCATACAGATAAGAAACAAGTTCCATTCGAGGAATGTTTCCCAGCGTTCAACAGGCATGCGATTACAACAACATTTTTAGCGATGTTACAGCTCGTTCGTGAACATCGTGTACGTTTTATTCAAAGTTCTCCATACGAGGATATTTTGATTGAGAAAAGACAAGAAAAGGAGAAAGAGAGTGACTAA
- a CDS encoding GNAT family N-acetyltransferase gives MLVPYSATNKKIVMGLLSYIPEFKDFKRLQEEIEEIATNPSIKCWLFKESDSENFIGLIGGESTTDTVIIKYLSLSPSFRGENITFQMLEDLAKMEDKVLSGTIETSVILAKWNKHRVSEEPWKI, from the coding sequence TTGTTAGTACCTTATTCAGCAACGAATAAAAAAATTGTGATGGGATTATTATCCTATATCCCAGAATTCAAGGACTTTAAACGATTGCAAGAGGAAATTGAAGAAATCGCGACAAATCCATCAATTAAATGTTGGCTTTTTAAAGAAAGTGACAGTGAAAATTTTATTGGATTGATTGGTGGGGAAAGCACAACAGACACGGTTATCATTAAATACTTATCGTTGTCACCTTCGTTTCGTGGGGAAAATATTACATTCCAAATGTTAGAAGATTTAGCAAAGATGGAAGATAAAGTATTAAGTGGAACAATTGAGACGAGTGTTATTCTTGCAAAATGGAATAAACATCGTGTAAGTGAGGAACCATGGAAGATTTAA
- a CDS encoding purine-nucleoside phosphorylase has product MSKYEQLVETKTFLQENGIGHIDFGMILGSGLGELAGEVKNPLIFDYKDIPNFPVSTVVGHAGRLVYGELEGKQVLIMDGRFHYYEGYDMETVTFPIRLMKLLDVETIIVTNSAGGANPTFEPGDLMIITDQINYTGTNPLIGPNDERFGPRFPDMSHAYHEYGQEVVRKAAKELNINIKEGVYMGYSGPTYETPAEIRFTQAIGGDAVGMSTVPEVIVANHAGIKVIGISCITNLAAGMQANLNHEEVVETTQRVKEVFKSLVRKVLVLY; this is encoded by the coding sequence ATGAGCAAATACGAACAATTAGTCGAAACAAAAACGTTTTTACAAGAAAATGGCATTGGTCACATTGATTTCGGAATGATTTTAGGATCAGGTCTTGGTGAACTTGCTGGAGAAGTAAAAAATCCATTAATCTTTGACTATAAAGATATTCCAAACTTCCCAGTGTCAACTGTAGTCGGTCATGCTGGCCGTCTTGTATATGGTGAATTAGAAGGCAAACAAGTTCTAATCATGGATGGACGTTTCCATTACTATGAAGGTTACGATATGGAAACAGTAACGTTCCCAATTCGTTTAATGAAATTATTAGATGTTGAAACGATTATTGTGACAAACTCAGCTGGTGGTGCAAACCCAACATTTGAACCAGGGGACTTAATGATTATTACAGACCAAATTAACTACACTGGTACAAACCCGCTTATCGGACCAAACGATGAACGCTTTGGACCTCGTTTCCCTGACATGAGCCATGCGTACCATGAATATGGACAAGAAGTGGTTCGTAAAGCTGCTAAAGAATTAAACATCAATATTAAAGAAGGAGTATACATGGGATACTCTGGACCAACATACGAAACACCAGCAGAAATCCGCTTTACACAAGCTATCGGTGGGGATGCTGTAGGAATGTCAACAGTTCCTGAAGTTATCGTAGCAAACCACGCTGGTATCAAAGTAATTGGGATTTCATGTATCACAAACTTAGCTGCAGGAATGCAAGCAAACTTAAACCACGAAGAAGTGGTAGAAACAACACAACGCGTTAAAGAAGTGTTCAAATCATTGGTTCGTAAAGTGTTAGTTTTATATTAA
- the deoB gene encoding phosphopentomutase, translated as MKFKRIHVIVMDSVGIGEAPDAAKFDDAGSHTLGHISETVGLNVPNMQRYGLGNIAPLKTVPPVEHPEGSYTKLEEVSVGKDTMTGHWELMGLNIKTPFRVFPNGFPQELLDRISKFSGRGIVCNLPYSGTAVIDDYGKHQMETGDLIVYTSADPVMQIAAHEDIIPLEELYRICEYAREITKDDPYMIGRIIARPYVGEPGNFQRTSNRHDYALSPFGETTLDFLKKDGFDVIAIGKINDIFNGQGITEFVRTKDNMDGVDKLVEVLKKDFTGMSFLNLVDFDAVYGHRRNTKGYGEALEAFDARIPEIVENMQEDDLLIITADHGNDPTFKGTDHTREYIPVLAISKSLKHPTHLPQGHFSDIAETISENFGVASTGNGTSFLKELN; from the coding sequence ATGAAATTTAAAAGAATACATGTCATTGTAATGGACTCTGTAGGTATTGGAGAAGCACCCGATGCTGCAAAATTTGATGATGCAGGTTCACATACTTTAGGCCATATTTCAGAAACTGTAGGTCTAAATGTGCCAAATATGCAACGTTATGGTTTAGGGAATATCGCTCCTTTAAAAACAGTTCCACCAGTAGAACATCCAGAAGGAAGCTATACGAAACTTGAAGAAGTTTCTGTTGGTAAAGATACAATGACAGGTCACTGGGAATTAATGGGCTTAAATATTAAAACTCCTTTCCGTGTTTTCCCTAATGGTTTCCCACAAGAATTATTAGACCGTATTTCTAAGTTCTCAGGAAGAGGGATCGTATGTAACTTACCATACAGTGGAACAGCGGTTATTGATGACTACGGTAAACACCAAATGGAAACAGGCGATTTAATCGTTTATACTTCTGCTGACCCAGTAATGCAAATTGCTGCTCATGAAGACATTATTCCGCTAGAAGAGTTATATCGTATTTGTGAATACGCTCGTGAAATTACAAAAGACGATCCATACATGATTGGTCGTATCATTGCTCGTCCATATGTGGGTGAACCTGGCAACTTCCAAAGAACTTCAAACCGACATGACTATGCGTTAAGTCCATTTGGCGAAACAACATTAGATTTCTTGAAGAAAGATGGCTTTGATGTCATTGCAATTGGTAAAATTAACGATATCTTTAACGGACAAGGAATCACTGAATTCGTTCGTACAAAAGACAACATGGATGGCGTAGACAAACTTGTTGAAGTATTGAAGAAAGACTTCACTGGTATGAGTTTCTTAAACTTAGTGGACTTTGACGCGGTTTATGGTCACCGTCGTAATACAAAAGGATACGGTGAAGCGCTTGAAGCATTTGATGCTCGTATTCCAGAAATCGTAGAAAACATGCAAGAAGATGATTTACTCATTATCACTGCTGACCACGGAAACGACCCAACATTCAAAGGAACAGACCACACTCGTGAGTACATTCCAGTGTTAGCCATCAGCAAATCATTGAAACACCCAACACACTTACCACAAGGACACTTCAGCGATATCGCAGAAACAATCAGCGAAAACTTTGGGGTAGCATCAACTGGTAACGGAACAAGCTTCTTAAAAGAATTAAACTAA
- the xerD gene encoding site-specific tyrosine recombinase XerD, with protein MKEIHYFLDSIAVQGLSDNTVSSYRRDLEKFSQFLEEQKVIRLQNVDHTTMVLFLQKLKKDEYAVSSTSRMISCLKKFFQFLIQERIIDKDPTQQIHPPKPKKQLPKALSIDEVNRLLEVPDTTTVLGLRDKAMLELLYATGMRVSELISIELGDLHLELGFLQTIGKGNKQRIIPIGQEATNWIQNYLEYARPALEDEKKLSNVLFLNHRGGPFTRQGFWKNLKKIVQTAMITKEVSPHTLRHSFATHILEAGADLRIVQELLGHSDISTTQIYTHITNERMKEIYKQAHPRS; from the coding sequence ATGAAAGAAATACACTACTTCCTGGATAGTATTGCCGTTCAGGGTCTATCCGATAATACGGTTTCCAGCTATAGACGAGACTTAGAGAAGTTTTCTCAGTTTTTAGAAGAACAGAAGGTGATACGTCTTCAAAATGTGGACCATACGACAATGGTACTATTTCTACAGAAATTAAAAAAAGACGAATATGCCGTTAGTTCAACAAGTCGCATGATTAGTTGCTTGAAGAAGTTCTTCCAGTTTCTTATCCAAGAGCGAATAATAGACAAAGACCCGACACAGCAAATTCATCCGCCAAAACCGAAGAAGCAGTTGCCAAAAGCCCTCAGTATCGATGAAGTGAATCGGTTGCTGGAGGTCCCAGACACAACGACTGTTTTAGGACTAAGAGATAAAGCCATGCTCGAACTTTTGTATGCAACTGGGATGCGTGTAAGCGAACTGATTAGTATTGAACTTGGTGATTTGCATTTGGAACTTGGATTCTTACAAACGATTGGGAAAGGAAATAAACAACGCATTATCCCGATTGGACAAGAAGCAACTAACTGGATTCAAAACTATTTAGAGTATGCACGGCCTGCTTTAGAAGACGAGAAGAAGTTATCGAATGTCTTGTTCTTGAATCACAGAGGCGGTCCGTTTACACGTCAAGGTTTCTGGAAGAATTTAAAGAAGATCGTCCAGACAGCCATGATTACAAAGGAAGTGAGCCCGCATACATTGCGCCATTCCTTTGCAACTCATATTTTAGAAGCGGGTGCCGACCTTCGAATTGTGCAGGAGTTACTCGGGCACTCGGATATTAGTACGACACAAATTTATACACATATTACAAACGAACGAATGAAGGAAATTTACAAACAAGCACATCCTCGTTCGTAA
- a CDS encoding Fur family transcriptional regulator, producing MEANRLSSISIEEIQKKLQEEGFKLTLQRQATVEILLEHLNELLTAEEIYMFVKEKYPDIGLATVYRTLEILTDLEVVTRNIFDDGIGRYHLKQSVSRHFAHHLLCVKCGQIQEVEEDLLIDVEQKVLEQFHFQVLDHRLTFHGICKNCQQKEG from the coding sequence GTGGAGGCGAATCGCTTGTCATCTATTTCTATTGAAGAGATTCAAAAGAAGTTACAAGAAGAAGGATTCAAACTAACCCTGCAAAGACAGGCAACAGTTGAGATTCTTCTGGAACATTTAAATGAACTACTGACTGCTGAAGAAATTTATATGTTTGTAAAAGAAAAATATCCAGATATTGGATTAGCAACAGTTTATCGAACATTAGAAATTTTAACGGATTTAGAGGTAGTTACCAGAAATATATTTGACGATGGTATTGGTCGCTATCATTTGAAGCAGTCTGTTAGCAGACATTTTGCACATCATTTATTGTGTGTTAAATGTGGTCAAATTCAAGAGGTGGAAGAGGACCTTCTCATTGATGTGGAACAGAAAGTGTTAGAGCAGTTTCATTTTCAGGTGTTGGATCATCGGCTGACTTTCCATGGAATTTGCAAAAATTGCCAGCAAAAGGAAGGGTAG
- a CDS encoding S1 RNA-binding domain-containing protein produces MTSELSTVVQAIITDENEKYFFVQKSGETFRLKKDEATETLKIGDVVTGFLYENSSRKKVFTLNIPEVTNESYGWASVTQVRKDLGVFVDIGLEDKDMVVSLDELPSMKELWPKKNNRLYVTLIKDKKDRTWATMGDGNALNDKVIRGHKGLLNKDLTGIVTQVRLVGTTIITPEGYKLFLHPSERLYEPTLGEEITVRVIGLRPDGVLNVSMRPRAHEAIGDDAEMIIAMLKNRPTHTLPYWDKSDPKVIKEIFGISKGQFKRAIGNLLKAKRITQEEGFIHLIEE; encoded by the coding sequence ATGACAAGTGAATTATCGACTGTTGTTCAAGCCATTATCACGGATGAAAACGAAAAGTACTTTTTTGTGCAAAAGAGTGGAGAAACATTCCGTCTAAAAAAAGACGAAGCTACAGAAACACTAAAAATCGGTGATGTAGTAACGGGATTCTTATATGAGAATTCTTCTCGTAAAAAAGTCTTTACTCTGAATATTCCTGAAGTAACAAATGAAAGTTATGGATGGGCAAGTGTGACACAAGTCAGAAAAGACTTAGGCGTATTTGTAGATATTGGTTTAGAAGATAAAGATATGGTAGTTTCATTGGATGAACTTCCAAGTATGAAAGAGTTATGGCCAAAGAAAAATAATCGTTTATATGTAACATTGATAAAAGATAAAAAAGATCGTACATGGGCAACGATGGGGGATGGAAACGCACTTAATGATAAAGTGATTCGTGGTCACAAAGGGCTGTTGAATAAAGATTTAACTGGAATTGTGACACAAGTGCGCCTGGTTGGGACTACGATTATAACTCCGGAAGGATATAAATTGTTCTTGCATCCTTCAGAACGATTATATGAACCAACGCTGGGAGAAGAAATTACTGTTCGTGTGATTGGCTTACGACCTGATGGAGTCCTTAATGTATCAATGAGACCTAGAGCACATGAAGCTATTGGAGATGATGCGGAAATGATTATTGCGATGTTAAAGAATCGACCAACGCATACACTTCCATATTGGGATAAAAGTGATCCTAAAGTCATCAAAGAGATTTTTGGAATTAGTAAAGGACAATTTAAACGTGCCATTGGAAACTTGTTAAAGGCAAAACGAATTACACAAGAAGAAGGATTTATTCATCTGATTGAAGAATAA
- the pfkA gene encoding 6-phosphofructokinase, producing the protein MKRIAVLTSGGDAPGMNAAVRAIVRKGIYEGFEVYGINYGFAGLVAGDIRKLNPSDVSDMIGRGGTFLYSARYPEFANREGQEKGIEQLKKFGIEGLVVIGGDGSYQGAVALTKLGFPTVGVPGTIDNDIPGTEYTIGFDTAINTVLEALDRLRDTATSHVRTFIVEVMGRRAGDIALWTGVASGAEQILIPEQDFDLEAVAKEIKQGRLNGKKHTLILLAEGVMSGDELAKKLREYDSDFHTRVTVLGHVQRGGAPSARDRVLASRMGAKAIDLLKEDIGGVCVGVKAEEIIYSDIVETLANGKHLPNLELYQLNKEISF; encoded by the coding sequence GTGAAACGCATTGCTGTTTTAACAAGTGGAGGAGACGCTCCAGGGATGAATGCCGCTGTACGTGCCATTGTACGTAAGGGTATTTATGAAGGCTTTGAAGTCTATGGAATTAACTACGGTTTTGCCGGTTTAGTAGCTGGTGATATTCGTAAATTAAATCCGTCTGACGTGAGCGACATGATTGGTCGTGGGGGTACATTCTTGTATTCTGCGCGTTATCCTGAATTCGCAAATCGCGAAGGACAAGAAAAAGGGATTGAACAATTAAAGAAATTCGGTATTGAAGGTCTTGTTGTTATCGGTGGTGACGGAAGCTATCAAGGTGCCGTTGCTTTAACGAAGCTTGGTTTCCCAACAGTTGGGGTTCCAGGAACGATTGACAATGATATTCCTGGTACGGAATATACAATTGGTTTCGATACTGCAATCAATACTGTATTAGAAGCGCTAGACCGTCTTCGCGATACTGCGACATCACACGTTCGTACGTTTATCGTTGAGGTTATGGGTCGTCGTGCTGGAGATATTGCACTTTGGACAGGGGTTGCTAGTGGTGCAGAACAAATTTTAATTCCTGAACAAGATTTTGATTTAGAAGCTGTTGCAAAAGAAATCAAACAAGGACGTTTAAATGGGAAGAAACATACGTTAATTCTTCTAGCGGAAGGCGTAATGTCAGGGGACGAACTGGCCAAAAAATTACGTGAATATGATAGTGATTTCCACACTCGTGTTACAGTTCTCGGACACGTTCAACGTGGGGGAGCTCCTAGTGCTCGTGACCGCGTTCTTGCAAGCCGAATGGGTGCCAAAGCAATCGATTTGTTAAAAGAAGATATCGGTGGCGTTTGTGTTGGCGTTAAAGCTGAAGAAATTATCTATAGTGATATCGTTGAAACATTAGCAAACGGCAAACATTTACCTAACTTAGAGTTGTATCAACTAAATAAAGAAATTTCTTTCTAA
- a CDS encoding DNA polymerase III subunit alpha, producing MPYTTLQVFSSYSLLKSTIRLNEYVATGKLLGYKQLALTDDGVLHGAVEFYERCIQNGIQPILGCTFEIAWKSDASKKEMLVVYAKGSKGYESLLKLSTLYQQGLTWTKEMTEWIATHSEDVKIVLPPTDSEWVAANSKGRLEAVLKAVKEEYAGVEIAIGITREMVERSEFEKMREGIEAAGVLPVAFSVSRYLNATDYFPWKVLQAIRLGGTLSFTQEDATGSESLPEATSMAKVFQVVEGGVLLSNLEKFTKDLVVEIPLRDTMLPKFPVPDGKTSAQFLYELCEAAMLEMGVTTPIYVNRLKEELAVIHEMGFDDYFLIVWDIMRHAREKGIQTGAGRGSAAGSLVAYLLHITGVDPIRYHLLFERFLNRERYTMPDIDLDFPDDKREDILAYIVSKYGNQNVAQIVTFGTLGAKQVLRDVCKVFGENIITVQKFSNNIAQGKVTLEQTYKENKAFREHIESSERNRKLYQVAKALEGLPRHSSVHAAGVVLSQDALTKTVPLMKRDKGYSASLQEADWMLTQYAMQAVEKVGLLKMDLLGLSNLTLLHKAIQQTQKITKKELDITKIPLDDPRTFELFQKAQTNGIFQFESDGIRRVLKEMKPTEFEDLVAVLSLYRPGPMEQISHFINRKKGTEIVQYPHASLQRILEPTYGILVYQEQVMQAASEMAGFSLGEADILRRAIGKKNSETIAAQKEKFVQGAVSKGYKQEDAETVYDYIEKFANYGFNKSHAVAYAMLSYQLAYLKANYPTAFFTALFQNASAKSSKLQDYLVEARQLGIKILPPSINNSFADFVANDSGVIVGLNSIKGIRRDFVESIVKNRYEYGPFKGFQDFAYRMGAQYTKEPLLVALINAGAFDEFGETRATLKANVDAVAKSVKFHGLNLSLEDDLEVAFTHVEEEPLLQRIGEEIEVLGFSISPHPSSKYDPLMKSGWIQAIQSVFEEGYMRFVGLIVDIRKISTRKGEKMAYVTLQDASGMIDVVVFPSTLAEIYQHLQQNTMVLMEGRVKRGQKGQWQLQLNRMYPMSFADKLLADSSKKLQIAIRPEKHTPEVYAEIKQLVTKYKGVTPVELFLVNSKTLVKNSFANGVNLESKLIPSLIDILDKECIKIVK from the coding sequence ATGCCATATACAACTTTACAAGTATTCAGTAGCTATTCATTACTCAAGAGTACGATTCGTTTAAATGAGTATGTTGCGACTGGAAAATTATTAGGTTATAAACAATTGGCCCTAACAGATGATGGCGTGCTGCATGGTGCAGTGGAGTTTTATGAGCGCTGTATTCAAAATGGAATTCAACCGATTCTAGGATGTACATTCGAGATTGCATGGAAGAGTGATGCGTCTAAAAAAGAAATGCTTGTCGTCTATGCAAAGGGCTCTAAGGGGTATGAATCCCTCCTGAAACTCTCAACCCTATATCAACAAGGACTTACTTGGACAAAAGAAATGACGGAGTGGATTGCCACTCATAGCGAGGATGTGAAAATCGTTCTTCCTCCAACGGATAGTGAGTGGGTTGCGGCGAATTCTAAGGGCAGACTTGAAGCGGTTCTAAAAGCTGTGAAGGAAGAGTATGCGGGCGTTGAGATTGCTATAGGGATTACTCGTGAAATGGTCGAACGTAGTGAGTTCGAAAAAATGCGTGAAGGAATTGAAGCAGCTGGAGTTCTTCCTGTTGCCTTTAGTGTCTCACGTTATTTAAATGCAACTGATTATTTCCCATGGAAAGTATTACAAGCGATTCGACTAGGGGGAACTCTCTCGTTTACTCAAGAAGATGCAACAGGGAGTGAATCTTTACCAGAAGCGACTTCGATGGCGAAGGTGTTCCAAGTGGTAGAAGGTGGAGTGCTTCTTTCTAACTTAGAAAAGTTTACAAAAGATTTAGTGGTAGAGATTCCTCTAAGAGACACCATGCTCCCTAAATTCCCAGTACCAGATGGGAAGACGAGTGCACAGTTCCTTTATGAATTATGTGAAGCAGCAATGCTTGAGATGGGAGTAACGACGCCCATCTATGTGAATCGTCTTAAAGAAGAATTGGCCGTTATTCATGAGATGGGATTTGATGATTACTTCCTAATTGTTTGGGATATTATGCGTCATGCGCGTGAGAAAGGTATTCAAACCGGAGCTGGTCGTGGATCTGCGGCAGGTTCACTTGTAGCGTATCTCTTACATATTACAGGTGTTGATCCGATTCGTTATCACTTGCTATTTGAACGTTTCTTAAACCGTGAACGTTATACAATGCCTGATATCGACTTGGATTTTCCTGATGATAAGCGTGAAGATATTTTAGCGTATATCGTTTCAAAATATGGAAATCAAAATGTAGCGCAAATCGTGACATTTGGTACACTTGGAGCGAAACAAGTGTTACGTGATGTATGTAAAGTCTTTGGCGAAAACATCATTACGGTTCAGAAGTTTTCAAATAATATCGCTCAAGGGAAAGTAACATTAGAGCAGACCTATAAAGAAAATAAAGCGTTTAGAGAACATATAGAAAGTAGTGAACGCAATCGCAAACTCTATCAAGTGGCAAAAGCTCTTGAAGGTCTTCCACGTCATTCATCTGTCCACGCGGCCGGAGTTGTGTTGTCGCAAGATGCGTTGACCAAGACCGTTCCGTTAATGAAACGAGACAAAGGGTATTCGGCGTCACTTCAGGAAGCTGATTGGATGCTAACGCAGTATGCGATGCAGGCTGTTGAAAAAGTGGGTCTTCTCAAGATGGACCTACTTGGGTTAAGTAACCTGACATTGCTGCATAAGGCAATCCAACAAACTCAAAAGATTACGAAAAAAGAATTGGATATTACGAAGATTCCTCTAGACGACCCTCGTACGTTTGAACTCTTCCAAAAAGCACAGACGAACGGGATTTTTCAATTCGAGTCAGATGGTATTCGCCGTGTTTTGAAGGAAATGAAACCAACTGAATTCGAAGATTTAGTGGCAGTACTCTCGTTGTACCGTCCAGGACCAATGGAGCAAATTTCTCATTTTATTAATCGTAAAAAAGGAACAGAAATCGTTCAGTATCCGCATGCATCTCTTCAAAGGATTCTTGAACCAACCTATGGTATTTTGGTCTACCAAGAACAAGTTATGCAAGCTGCAAGTGAAATGGCTGGTTTTTCTTTAGGAGAAGCGGATATTTTACGTCGTGCGATTGGTAAGAAGAATAGTGAAACTATCGCTGCACAAAAAGAAAAATTTGTGCAAGGCGCCGTTTCAAAAGGATACAAACAAGAGGATGCCGAGACGGTCTACGACTATATTGAAAAGTTTGCCAACTATGGATTTAATAAATCACACGCAGTAGCTTATGCGATGCTGTCTTATCAATTGGCGTACTTAAAGGCAAACTATCCTACAGCGTTCTTTACAGCCTTGTTCCAAAACGCGAGTGCGAAATCATCGAAGTTACAAGACTATCTTGTAGAAGCGCGTCAATTAGGGATTAAAATATTGCCACCAAGTATCAATAATAGTTTTGCTGATTTCGTAGCGAACGATAGTGGTGTTATTGTCGGTCTCAATAGTATTAAAGGAATTAGACGAGACTTTGTTGAAAGTATCGTGAAGAACCGTTATGAGTATGGACCGTTCAAAGGGTTCCAAGACTTTGCATATCGAATGGGTGCTCAATATACAAAAGAACCACTTTTAGTAGCGTTAATTAATGCGGGGGCTTTTGATGAGTTTGGTGAAACACGGGCGACGCTGAAGGCGAATGTGGATGCTGTTGCTAAAAGTGTGAAATTCCATGGGTTGAATTTATCACTTGAGGATGACTTAGAAGTAGCTTTCACTCATGTAGAAGAAGAACCATTACTTCAAAGGATTGGAGAAGAAATTGAAGTGCTTGGCTTTTCAATTTCGCCACATCCTTCCTCGAAATACGATCCTCTTATGAAGAGTGGATGGATTCAAGCAATTCAATCTGTTTTTGAAGAAGGATATATGCGTTTTGTAGGATTGATTGTGGACATTCGTAAAATCTCCACTCGTAAAGGAGAGAAAATGGCGTATGTCACACTTCAAGATGCGTCTGGGATGATCGATGTAGTTGTCTTTCCATCAACACTTGCTGAAATCTATCAGCATCTTCAACAAAATACGATGGTTCTTATGGAAGGTCGTGTGAAGAGAGGACAAAAAGGTCAATGGCAATTGCAGTTAAATCGTATGTATCCGATGAGTTTTGCTGATAAGTTGCTAGCTGATTCATCTAAAAAATTGCAAATTGCGATTCGTCCAGAAAAACATACTCCAGAAGTATATGCGGAAATCAAACAACTCGTGACCAAATATAAAGGAGTGACACCTGTTGAATTATTCCTTGTGAATAGTAAGACGCTCGTAAAGAATTCTTTTGCAAACGGTGTAAATCTTGAGTCAAAGCTAATACCTAGTCTTATCGACATTTTAGATAAAGAATGTATAAAAATTGTAAAATGA
- a CDS encoding YjzD family protein, with amino-acid sequence MKYIVTIVWGLILSQVTYYLGSALSQTPYNVQSAVTVGVLVTAAIFIIQHVFMKSKENRS; translated from the coding sequence GTGAAATATATTGTTACCATCGTATGGGGATTGATACTTAGCCAAGTTACTTATTACCTAGGAAGTGCGCTCTCTCAAACACCTTACAACGTACAAAGCGCCGTAACCGTAGGAGTGCTCGTAACTGCAGCTATCTTTATCATCCAGCACGTATTTATGAAATCAAAAGAAAACAGAAGTTAA